One window from the genome of Fibrobacterota bacterium encodes:
- the nadB gene encoding L-aspartate oxidase, whose amino-acid sequence MAAYDFIVVGSGIAGLSFALKAADQGRVLVLTKKLSWSGSTNLAQGGIASVMDPSDSVERHAHDTMVAGAGLCREDRVRILVNQGPQAIRDLVEWGVRFTREAKGKSKGRPPFHLAREGGHSSSRILHADDLTGHEIQRALIEAARRHPNLTILEDHLAIDLVTRKHLKKGERETGPRRCYGLYALDVKRDKIGLFLGSATVLCTGGVGQVYAHSTNDSVSTGDGIAMAFRAGAAVEDMEFMQFHPTTLYNPGKPTYLITEALRGHGGVLKNQSGEPFMDKVHPLKSLAPRDIVARAIDAEMKRTGQPYVYLDATGLGRAELLKHFPNIYRHCREIGLDIAKEWIPVVPAAHFMCGGVKVDVNSATELAGLYAVGETACTGVHGANRLGSNSLLEGVVFAERALAHFSDHPLPRPAKTRFRDWNSLALKPAPETILYSHSLDTIKSTMWHYVGIVRSDYRLARAREFLRVISRQILKDYWSFSMVPELIELRNLTLCAELIIESAQRRKESRGLHYNLDHPKMARSARHTTLRSVD is encoded by the coding sequence ATGGCGGCATATGATTTCATCGTAGTCGGGTCGGGTATCGCCGGCCTCTCCTTCGCCTTGAAAGCGGCCGACCAGGGCCGGGTCCTGGTTCTCACCAAGAAATTGAGCTGGTCGGGCTCCACCAACCTGGCCCAAGGCGGCATCGCTTCGGTGATGGACCCCAGCGATTCCGTCGAGCGCCATGCCCACGACACCATGGTGGCGGGAGCGGGCCTGTGCCGGGAGGATCGCGTCCGCATCCTGGTGAATCAGGGCCCCCAGGCCATCCGCGACTTGGTGGAATGGGGCGTACGGTTTACCCGCGAAGCCAAGGGCAAGTCCAAGGGACGCCCGCCTTTCCATTTGGCCCGCGAAGGCGGCCATTCCAGCTCGCGCATCCTCCATGCCGATGATTTGACGGGTCACGAGATCCAACGGGCGCTCATCGAGGCGGCCCGGCGGCATCCCAACCTCACCATCCTGGAAGATCACCTGGCTATCGATCTGGTCACCCGCAAGCACCTTAAGAAAGGGGAACGGGAGACGGGGCCGCGGCGTTGCTACGGCCTTTATGCCCTGGACGTTAAGCGCGACAAGATCGGCCTATTCCTGGGCTCCGCAACCGTGCTTTGCACCGGAGGCGTAGGCCAGGTCTATGCGCATTCCACCAACGATTCCGTGTCCACGGGGGACGGCATCGCCATGGCTTTCCGGGCCGGCGCCGCCGTGGAGGACATGGAATTCATGCAATTCCATCCGACCACGCTGTATAACCCGGGAAAGCCGACCTATCTGATTACGGAGGCATTGCGCGGGCACGGCGGCGTGCTTAAGAACCAAAGCGGCGAGCCCTTCATGGATAAGGTGCATCCGCTCAAGTCCCTCGCCCCGCGCGATATCGTCGCGCGCGCCATCGACGCGGAGATGAAGCGTACCGGGCAACCGTACGTCTACCTGGACGCGACCGGTTTGGGCCGCGCCGAACTGCTCAAGCATTTCCCGAACATTTACCGGCATTGCCGCGAAATCGGCCTGGACATCGCCAAGGAATGGATTCCCGTGGTGCCGGCCGCGCATTTCATGTGCGGGGGCGTGAAAGTGGACGTGAATTCCGCCACGGAATTGGCCGGGCTGTACGCGGTGGGGGAGACGGCATGCACCGGCGTGCATGGCGCGAACCGGCTGGGGAGCAATTCGCTCCTCGAAGGCGTAGTCTTCGCCGAGCGTGCCTTGGCGCATTTCTCGGATCATCCGTTGCCGCGTCCCGCCAAGACGCGTTTCCGCGACTGGAACAGCCTGGCCCTGAAGCCCGCTCCCGAAACCATCCTCTATTCGCATTCCCTCGATACCATCAAGTCCACCATGTGGCATTACGTGGGCATCGTTCGCAGCGATTATCGCCTGGCGCGGGCGCGGGAATTCCTCCGCGTCATCAGCCGCCAGATCCTGAAGGATTATTGGTCCTTCTCGATGGTGCCCGAATTGATCGAACTCCGCAACCTGACCCTTTGCGCCGAACTCATCATCGAGAGCGCGCAGCGCCGGAAGGAATCGCGGGGCCTGCACTACAACCTGGATCATCCGAAAATGGCGCGCTCGGCGAGGCACACCACTTTGCGATCCGTCGACTAG
- a CDS encoding peptidylprolyl isomerase, producing MTLEWMKKQAGWVIGIFGVFILGGLVMMDRAGSYRQDRHHNIVGKVDGEEIPTERFQTELKNYLQGQQAQTGKAPEGIQLAQIREGLFNFKVQSLLIQKVFQKYQFYASRDEMMDYIVKHPQEVAQHISRYHGYEELPPFLADSTVDQNRYENWLAQDSVYDRYSMRELEEQLRVSVIPQLQLQQILKAQSHRTLLEESYSVATREDKAKVKFYHVSTDSFAVNPDKYKDADLKAYYDGHPDSFYFHEDAARLSFLRLPLRPSHADSALMLDLAKQLKERAQNGEKFADLAKDYSNDPGSAEKGGKLEGLRGREGLDPAFAKVAFSLSPGQISDPVLTQFGYHIILLHDKKKVDTSEKVEVSHILIKINPGTETVDSLTNRAEELRGIAQKDGLEAAAKEAKLSLEKTPIFEKGNLTPLGGVYIQGVSSFAFGQFEAKEKVSEPLQADDGIYLFSRDAQFEKGRNFDRAKPSIGAIMAREEKVAMAKKELEAQRSAIAAAPQDALPPRLGKAVLDSTPAATSADSWVPGFGYSSPNLFAIFSLPVGQWSPVYAGDMGSVMGKVTEKAFLTETEITAKAQAALAQNNTYESSGMYQEWIANLPKSAKVENKMDLVFRD from the coding sequence ATGACTTTGGAATGGATGAAAAAGCAGGCCGGCTGGGTGATCGGCATCTTCGGCGTATTCATTTTGGGCGGCTTGGTGATGATGGATCGCGCGGGGAGCTACCGCCAGGATCGGCATCACAACATCGTCGGCAAGGTGGACGGTGAGGAAATCCCTACGGAGCGTTTCCAGACCGAGTTGAAGAACTATTTGCAGGGTCAGCAGGCGCAGACGGGCAAGGCCCCGGAAGGCATCCAGCTCGCTCAGATCCGCGAGGGCCTGTTCAACTTCAAGGTACAGTCCCTGCTGATCCAGAAGGTGTTCCAGAAGTACCAATTCTACGCCTCCCGCGATGAGATGATGGATTACATCGTCAAGCATCCGCAGGAAGTCGCCCAGCATATCTCCCGTTACCATGGCTATGAGGAATTGCCGCCCTTCCTGGCGGACTCCACCGTCGATCAGAACCGCTATGAGAACTGGCTGGCCCAGGACTCGGTCTATGATCGCTACTCCATGCGCGAGCTCGAGGAACAGCTCCGCGTCTCGGTCATTCCCCAGCTGCAACTGCAGCAAATCCTCAAAGCGCAGTCCCATCGGACCCTCCTGGAGGAGTCCTACTCGGTCGCGACGCGCGAAGACAAAGCCAAGGTGAAGTTCTACCACGTCTCCACCGACTCCTTCGCGGTCAACCCGGACAAGTACAAGGACGCGGACCTCAAAGCCTATTACGACGGCCATCCGGACAGCTTCTACTTCCACGAGGACGCCGCCCGCTTGTCCTTCCTGCGCCTGCCGTTGCGCCCCTCGCATGCCGATTCCGCCCTCATGCTCGACTTGGCCAAGCAGCTCAAGGAACGCGCCCAGAACGGCGAGAAGTTCGCCGACTTGGCGAAGGATTATTCCAATGATCCCGGCAGCGCCGAAAAGGGCGGCAAGCTGGAAGGCTTGCGCGGCCGCGAAGGCCTGGACCCCGCCTTCGCCAAGGTGGCGTTCTCCCTCAGCCCCGGCCAAATCTCGGATCCGGTCCTGACCCAATTCGGGTACCACATCATCCTCTTGCACGATAAGAAGAAGGTCGACACCTCGGAGAAGGTCGAAGTGAGCCACATCCTCATCAAGATCAATCCCGGCACCGAAACCGTGGATAGCCTTACCAATCGCGCCGAAGAGCTGCGCGGCATCGCGCAAAAGGACGGGTTGGAAGCGGCGGCCAAGGAAGCGAAGCTTAGCCTCGAGAAGACGCCCATCTTCGAGAAGGGCAATCTGACGCCACTCGGGGGCGTCTATATCCAGGGCGTTAGCTCCTTCGCCTTCGGCCAGTTCGAAGCGAAAGAGAAAGTCTCCGAGCCTTTGCAAGCCGACGACGGCATCTACCTCTTTTCCCGCGACGCCCAATTCGAGAAAGGCCGCAACTTTGATCGCGCCAAGCCTTCGATCGGGGCGATTATGGCGCGCGAGGAAAAAGTCGCCATGGCGAAGAAGGAGTTGGAGGCGCAGAGGTCCGCCATCGCCGCCGCCCCGCAAGACGCATTGCCGCCGCGCCTGGGCAAAGCCGTTCTGGACAGCACTCCCGCCGCCACCTCGGCGGATAGCTGGGTGCCGGGCTTCGGGTATTCCAGCCCGAACCTGTTCGCAATCTTCAGCCTGCCCGTGGGCCAATGGAGCCCCGTGTATGCCGGGGACATGGGCTCGGTCATGGGCAAGGTCACCGAAAAAGCCTTCTTAACGGAAACGGAGATCACGGCCAAGGCCCAGGCCGCCCTGGCGCAGAACAATACCTACGAGTCTTCCGGCATGTACCAGGAGTGGATCGCAAACCTCCCGAAATCCGCCAAGGTCGAGAACAAAATGGACCTCGTGTTCCGGGATTGA
- the glgC gene encoding glucose-1-phosphate adenylyltransferase (catalyzes the formation of ADP-glucose and diphosphate from ATP and alpha-D-glucose 1-phosphate): protein MENLLAMILAGGQGSRLQPLTNDRAKPAVHFAGKYRVIDFVLNNFVNSGFYQIKVLTQFKSDSLNRHVSQAWDLNRNLDQYVDLVPAQMRIGNSWYMGTADAIYQNVNLIRDVRPD, encoded by the coding sequence ATGGAAAACCTATTGGCGATGATTTTGGCCGGGGGCCAAGGCTCCCGGCTCCAGCCCCTTACCAATGATCGCGCCAAACCGGCCGTCCACTTCGCGGGAAAATACCGGGTCATCGACTTCGTCCTCAATAATTTCGTGAATTCGGGATTCTACCAGATCAAGGTCCTGACCCAATTCAAATCCGACTCCCTCAACCGGCACGTCTCCCAGGCCTGGGACCTGAACCGGAACCTCGACCAATACGTCGATCTGGTGCCGGCGCAGATGCGCATCGGCAATTCCTGGTATATGGGCACCGCGGATGCGATCTACCAGAACGTGAACCTCATCCGCGACGTACGCCCGGACC
- a CDS encoding response regulator, which yields MDSKGNILIVDDEPSICTVICDYLRLQGYNCASANAVDSALKILQTVQGVDCILSDIKMPGKTGLDLLREVKTYWPEMAVILFTGNAEIQTAVASMQEGAYDFILKPIQLKQVIHSITNALEKKRMKLELKNYQKNLEKLVEQRTNQIKDAMQMLEVSHLDTINRLCQAAEYRDDETGYHVLRISKYCEVLTRGAGLSPEETWLLSKASPLHDIGKIGIPDSILLKPGRLTAEEFEIMKKHAEIGGAILKNANSRVLQVAETVAMTHHEKWDGSGYPRGLRGEDIPLMGRVTAVADVFDALTMKRCYKPPFSLEQSVGIITEGKGRHFDPHMVEIFLANLNEFIAIQGEYSDK from the coding sequence GTGGATTCCAAAGGCAACATCCTCATAGTCGACGACGAGCCGTCCATTTGCACGGTCATCTGCGACTATCTCCGCTTGCAGGGCTACAATTGCGCCAGCGCCAACGCCGTCGATTCGGCGCTGAAGATCCTGCAAACGGTGCAAGGGGTGGATTGCATCCTTTCGGACATCAAGATGCCTGGGAAGACGGGCCTTGATCTACTGCGCGAAGTGAAAACCTATTGGCCCGAGATGGCGGTCATCCTTTTCACCGGCAACGCCGAGATCCAGACCGCCGTGGCGTCCATGCAAGAGGGCGCGTACGATTTCATCCTCAAGCCCATACAGCTCAAGCAGGTCATCCACAGCATCACCAATGCCTTGGAAAAGAAGCGGATGAAGCTCGAGCTCAAGAACTACCAGAAGAATCTCGAGAAGCTGGTCGAGCAGCGCACGAACCAGATCAAAGACGCCATGCAGATGCTCGAGGTCTCGCACCTCGATACCATCAACCGCCTCTGCCAGGCGGCCGAATACCGGGATGACGAAACCGGGTACCACGTGTTGCGCATCAGCAAGTATTGCGAAGTGCTGACCCGCGGCGCCGGCCTCTCTCCGGAAGAAACCTGGCTGCTCTCCAAAGCCAGCCCGCTCCACGATATCGGCAAGATAGGCATTCCCGATTCCATCCTCCTCAAGCCCGGCCGGCTCACCGCGGAGGAATTCGAGATCATGAAGAAGCATGCCGAGATCGGCGGCGCCATCCTGAAGAACGCCAATTCGCGCGTGTTGCAAGTGGCGGAAACCGTGGCCATGACGCATCACGAGAAATGGGACGGGAGCGGCTACCCGCGGGGACTGCGGGGCGAGGACATTCCCCTGATGGGCCGCGTAACCGCCGTCGCCGACGTCTTCGACGCCCTGACCATGAAGCGTTGTTACAAGCCGCCCTTTTCCCTGGAGCAATCGGTCGGGATCATCACCGAGGGTAAGGGCCGCCACTTCGACCCGCACATGGTGGAAATCTTCCTGGCCAATCTCAACGAGTTCATCGCTATCCAAGGCGAATACTCGGACAAGTAA